One genomic region from Betaproteobacteria bacterium encodes:
- a CDS encoding YiiD C-terminal domain-containing protein — protein sequence MSSAGPWRTVQPRESLRIWLRRLGFNFFPAFRATGARVIYISEDMRKLRIKLPLSFRTRNIHGTLFGGAMYAATDPLYAILIKVALGPGYIIWDKAGAIRYKKPGRSTLYAECSLSDAQVASVRKRLESESSVDLNYEIELMDERGVVHAVVQKTIYAARKEVYKLRQEAVQR from the coding sequence ATGAGTTCTGCCGGGCCATGGCGGACAGTGCAGCCGCGGGAATCGCTGCGGATCTGGTTGCGCCGGCTGGGCTTCAATTTTTTCCCGGCCTTCCGCGCGACCGGCGCGCGCGTCATCTACATCTCCGAGGACATGCGCAAGCTGCGTATCAAGCTGCCGCTCAGCTTCCGTACCAGGAATATCCACGGAACCCTGTTCGGCGGCGCGATGTATGCGGCGACCGATCCGCTGTACGCCATTCTCATCAAGGTCGCCCTCGGTCCCGGATACATCATCTGGGACAAGGCCGGGGCGATCCGCTACAAAAAGCCGGGCCGCTCGACGCTTTACGCCGAGTGCAGCCTGAGCGATGCGCAAGTTGCTTCAGTGAGGAAACGACTCGAATCCGAGTCCTCTGTCGATCTGAACTACGAGATCGAACTGATGGACGAACGCGGCGTGGTGCACGCCGTGGTACAGAAGACGATTTATGCCGCTAGAAAGGAAGTCTACAAACTGCGGCAGGAGGCAGTGCAACGCTAA
- a CDS encoding low temperature requirement protein A: MSAENKRSVLRKRDGHEARVTNAELFFDLLYAFAVTQLSHHLLGDLTLLGAAQTLVLWFAVWLAWQYTCWVTNWFDPDTLPIRVMLLAVMMVGLLMSAALPEAFGDLGLVFAVGYALIQVGRTLTVLLYLGGSHPLTANFRRILGWMSISAVFWIAGGLVHGPARLCLWVIAVMCEYLSPMIGFKLPGLGRSKSSDWTIEGSHLAERCQLFVMVALGESILVTGATISDAEHWDASILIAFLVAFLGSVAMWWMYFDTSSKAGSEAITHSDDPGRIGAYFHYVHVVIIAGIIVSAVGSDLVLAHPDGHIETKYVAVLIGGPAIYLLGNAIYKRVVYGRFPLSHLAGLVALAVLPSFAWLTDLLMVGGLTTLIMVIVAGWEALSRRTHRHAHTPHPPPSPQSGEGALRGRKGA, translated from the coding sequence ATGAGCGCGGAAAATAAGCGCAGCGTGCTGCGCAAGCGGGACGGACACGAGGCGAGAGTCACCAATGCGGAACTGTTTTTCGACCTGCTCTACGCGTTTGCGGTCACGCAGTTGTCGCACCATCTATTGGGTGACCTGACGCTGCTCGGTGCCGCGCAGACGCTGGTGCTGTGGTTCGCGGTCTGGTTGGCCTGGCAATACACCTGCTGGGTCACTAACTGGTTCGATCCGGACACGTTGCCGATCCGCGTCATGCTGCTGGCGGTCATGATGGTCGGATTGCTGATGTCCGCGGCATTGCCGGAGGCATTCGGCGATCTCGGACTGGTGTTCGCCGTAGGCTATGCGCTGATCCAGGTCGGACGCACGCTGACTGTACTGCTGTATCTGGGCGGCTCTCACCCACTGACAGCCAACTTCCGCCGCATACTGGGCTGGATGTCGATCTCTGCGGTATTCTGGATTGCCGGCGGACTGGTGCACGGACCGGCACGTCTGTGTCTGTGGGTGATCGCCGTGATGTGCGAGTACTTGTCGCCGATGATAGGCTTCAAACTGCCTGGACTGGGCCGGTCCAAGAGCTCGGACTGGACCATCGAGGGCAGCCATCTGGCGGAGCGTTGCCAGTTGTTCGTGATGGTTGCGCTGGGCGAGTCGATCCTGGTCACCGGCGCCACCATCAGCGACGCGGAACACTGGGACGCGTCGATACTGATTGCGTTCCTGGTTGCGTTCCTCGGTAGCGTGGCTATGTGGTGGATGTATTTCGATACGAGCAGCAAAGCGGGCAGCGAAGCCATCACGCATTCCGACGATCCCGGCCGCATCGGCGCGTACTTCCACTACGTGCACGTCGTCATCATCGCGGGGATTATCGTGTCGGCCGTGGGCAGCGACTTGGTTCTCGCCCACCCGGACGGACACATCGAGACCAAGTACGTAGCGGTACTGATCGGCGGTCCGGCGATCTATCTGCTGGGTAATGCGATCTACAAGCGCGTGGTCTACGGCAGATTCCCTCTTTCGCATCTGGCGGGCCTGGTTGCGCTAGCGGTACTGCCGTCGTTCGCCTGGTTGACCGACCTGCTGATGGTCGGTGGCCTGACGACCTTGATCATGGTGATCGTGGCCGGTTGGGAAGCGCTCTCCCGGCGCACACACCGGCACGCGCATACACCTCATCCCCCGCCTTCTCCCCAGAGCGGAGAAGGTGCGCTGCGCGGGCGGAAAGGCGCGTGA
- a CDS encoding electron transfer flavoprotein-ubiquinone oxidoreductase: protein MLTERFAPPDSEENGLAERESMQYDVVVVGAGPAGLACAIRLKQLAAGRGSEASVCVIEKGSEVGAHILSGAVMDPRALAELFPDWQAMDAPLNAPVTEDRFLFLRERSAFKMPNFLLPACFQNHGNYVVSLGNVCRWLAQQAEALGVEIFPGFAAAEVLYDDRGAVVGVATGNMGVGKNGEPGPNYQPGMELHAKYTFFAEGCRGQLGRQLLAKYKLDDGRDPQVYGIGLKELWQIQPEKHQSGLVIHTAGWPLDRETYGGSFLYHMEDNLACIGFVVGLGYTNPYLNPYEEFQRYKTHPAIRPFLEGGKRISYGARAIAAGGLQSLPALVFPGGGLVGDDAGFLNASRIKGSHAAIKSGILAAGAAIDAMSAGRSGDELTDYPEKFRSSWLYEELHRARNFKPWMSKGLFTGTAMVGIDQIVFGGKAPWTLHHDHADNETLKKKTEAHPIAYPKPDGVVTFDRLSSVFISNTNHGEDQPVHLTLKDPGVPVEVNLALYDAPEQRYCPAGVYEIVTETSGPRLQINAQNCVHCKTCDIKDPTQNIVWIAPEGGGGPNYPNM, encoded by the coding sequence ATGTTAACAGAGCGCTTCGCACCGCCCGACAGCGAGGAGAATGGATTGGCAGAACGCGAATCGATGCAGTACGACGTGGTCGTCGTGGGAGCCGGCCCCGCGGGGCTGGCCTGTGCGATCCGCCTCAAGCAGCTCGCCGCCGGGCGCGGCAGCGAAGCGTCGGTCTGCGTGATCGAAAAAGGATCCGAGGTCGGCGCGCACATTCTGTCCGGCGCGGTCATGGATCCGCGTGCGCTGGCGGAGTTGTTCCCCGACTGGCAGGCGATGGACGCACCGCTGAACGCGCCGGTGACCGAAGATCGCTTTCTGTTCTTGCGCGAACGCAGCGCCTTCAAGATGCCTAACTTCCTGCTGCCTGCCTGTTTCCAGAACCATGGCAACTATGTGGTGAGTCTGGGCAACGTATGCCGCTGGCTTGCGCAGCAGGCCGAAGCACTCGGCGTCGAAATCTTTCCGGGGTTTGCGGCGGCGGAAGTGCTCTACGACGACCGCGGAGCGGTCGTCGGCGTGGCAACCGGGAACATGGGTGTCGGCAAGAACGGCGAACCGGGTCCCAACTACCAGCCGGGCATGGAATTGCATGCGAAGTACACGTTCTTCGCTGAAGGTTGTCGCGGCCAACTCGGCCGGCAGTTGCTGGCGAAGTACAAGCTCGACGACGGCCGCGATCCGCAGGTCTACGGCATCGGCCTGAAGGAACTATGGCAGATCCAGCCGGAAAAACACCAGAGCGGACTCGTGATCCATACCGCGGGCTGGCCGCTGGATAGGGAAACCTACGGCGGCTCCTTCCTCTATCACATGGAAGACAACCTGGCGTGCATCGGCTTCGTGGTCGGGCTGGGCTATACCAATCCGTACCTGAATCCCTACGAAGAATTCCAGCGCTACAAAACGCATCCGGCCATCCGCCCCTTTCTCGAGGGCGGCAAGCGAATCTCCTACGGCGCGCGGGCGATCGCGGCGGGCGGTCTGCAGTCGCTGCCCGCGCTGGTCTTTCCAGGTGGCGGCCTGGTCGGCGACGACGCCGGCTTCCTGAACGCCTCGCGCATCAAAGGCAGCCATGCGGCCATCAAGTCGGGCATACTCGCCGCGGGAGCGGCGATCGACGCCATGTCGGCCGGCCGCAGCGGCGACGAACTGACGGACTATCCCGAAAAATTCCGCTCGAGCTGGCTGTACGAGGAGTTGCACCGGGCGCGCAACTTCAAGCCCTGGATGTCGAAAGGCCTGTTCACCGGCACGGCGATGGTCGGCATCGACCAGATCGTGTTCGGCGGCAAGGCGCCGTGGACGTTGCATCACGATCACGCCGACAACGAAACCCTGAAGAAAAAAACCGAGGCCCACCCGATTGCTTATCCGAAGCCCGACGGTGTCGTCACTTTCGACCGGCTGTCGTCGGTATTCATTTCGAACACCAACCACGGCGAAGACCAGCCGGTGCATCTGACGCTCAAGGATCCGGGCGTGCCGGTCGAGGTCAATCTCGCGCTCTACGACGCGCCGGAACAGCGTTATTGTCCTGCGGGGGTCTACGAGATCGTCACGGAAACCTCGGGGCCACGCTTGCAGATCAACGCACAGAACTGCGTGCACTGCAAAACCTGCGACATCAAGGACCCGACGCAGAACATCGTCTGGATCGCGCCCGAGGGCGGCGGCGGACCGAATTACCCGAACATGTAG
- a CDS encoding YciK family oxidoreductase — protein sequence MPDLKDYRPRPDLLKGRVILVTGASRGIGRVAALTFAAHGATVVLHGRDVAALENVYDEIETQGHPQPAAIPFDLDKATTRDYDALAYTIESQLGRLDGILHNASHVEKLSPLEQQSAEEWNRMLRVNLVAPFALTQACVRLLKPSADASVIFTLESHGHAPAAFWGGYAVSKAGVEALMKIQASEWQDSPNLRANAVIPGPVASPSRAKTHPGEVAASQRQPEELMPTYLYLMGPDSREVSGTLVIC from the coding sequence ATGCCTGACCTGAAAGACTACCGTCCGCGCCCGGACCTGCTGAAGGGCCGCGTCATTCTCGTGACCGGCGCCAGCCGTGGCATCGGCCGCGTCGCCGCGCTGACATTTGCCGCGCACGGCGCAACGGTCGTGTTGCACGGCCGCGATGTCGCAGCGCTGGAGAACGTGTACGACGAAATCGAAACCCAGGGACATCCGCAGCCGGCCGCCATTCCATTCGATCTGGACAAGGCAACGACTCGCGACTACGACGCCCTCGCCTATACCATCGAATCGCAACTCGGCAGGCTCGACGGCATCCTGCACAACGCATCGCACGTCGAAAAACTCTCGCCGCTCGAACAACAGAGCGCCGAGGAATGGAACCGGATGCTACGCGTCAACCTGGTCGCGCCGTTCGCACTGACGCAGGCTTGCGTGCGGCTACTGAAACCTTCTGCGGATGCCTCCGTGATTTTCACCCTGGAGAGCCACGGGCATGCGCCGGCGGCTTTTTGGGGAGGCTATGCCGTTTCCAAGGCAGGAGTGGAAGCGCTGATGAAAATTCAGGCGTCGGAATGGCAAGACTCACCCAATCTTCGCGCAAACGCGGTCATTCCTGGCCCGGTGGCGTCGCCTTCACGTGCGAAGACCCACCCCGGAGAGGTCGCGGCATCGCAACGTCAGCCTGAAGAGTTGATGCCGACCTACCTCTACCTGATGGGTCCCGACAGTCGCGAGGTCTCGGGAACCCTGGTCATCTGCTAG
- a CDS encoding acyl-CoA thioesterase yields MMKKEEGRLVRVDRVPMRWGEMDALGHMNNVSYFRYFEQARISWFDSLEIDYRPDSEGPILGTMSCKYVKPAVYPVDIEITTYAGKPGRSSFMLFHEMFRAGDPAALYAEAEAVMVWIDIAQGKSRALPDWMRKELGAAA; encoded by the coding sequence ATGATGAAAAAAGAAGAGGGCAGGCTGGTCCGTGTGGACCGCGTGCCGATGCGCTGGGGGGAGATGGACGCGCTCGGCCACATGAACAACGTTTCCTACTTCCGCTATTTCGAGCAGGCGCGCATTTCCTGGTTCGATTCGCTCGAGATCGACTATCGCCCGGACTCGGAAGGGCCGATTCTCGGCACCATGAGCTGCAAATACGTGAAGCCGGCGGTCTATCCGGTGGATATCGAGATCACGACGTATGCCGGCAAACCTGGCCGCAGCAGTTTCATGTTGTTCCATGAAATGTTCCGCGCCGGCGATCCCGCAGCGCTCTATGCCGAGGCGGAGGCGGTGATGGTGTGGATCGATATTGCGCAAGGCAAATCGCGCGCGTTGCCGGACTGGATGCGCAAGGAACTGGGCGCGGCCGCCTAG
- a CDS encoding DUF2147 domain-containing protein → MKGLCVAIALMVASNFAAAAGSPVGTWRSIDDKTRQERSIIRITEENGELKGVVQKIFDQPGDDPAHLCKECKDERKDKPIAGMTILWGLKKDGDTWAGGEIFDPKNGKTYRCKMTLSEDGKSLNVRGFIGISLIGRTQTWLRQE, encoded by the coding sequence ATGAAAGGCCTGTGTGTTGCGATAGCGTTGATGGTGGCGTCGAACTTCGCCGCGGCCGCCGGTTCGCCCGTCGGCACCTGGCGCAGCATCGACGACAAGACCAGGCAGGAGCGGTCGATCATCAGGATCACCGAGGAAAACGGCGAACTCAAAGGCGTGGTGCAAAAGATCTTCGACCAGCCCGGCGACGATCCCGCGCACTTGTGCAAGGAATGCAAGGACGAGCGCAAGGACAAACCGATCGCCGGCATGACCATCCTGTGGGGGCTGAAGAAAGACGGCGATACATGGGCCGGCGGAGAAATATTCGACCCCAAGAACGGCAAGACTTATCGCTGCAAGATGACGCTTTCCGAGGATGGAAAAAGCCTGAACGTGCGTGGCTTCATCGGCATATCGCTGATCGGACGGACCCAGACCTGGCTGCGACAGGAATAG
- a CDS encoding FAD-dependent oxidoreductase, which translates to MVTRSGSSPVTRHPSLGNARPRVAIVGGGYAGMAAAVELARSRIPVTVFEAARVLGGRARCVETNGTRVDNGLHILLGAYRETLRLIELVKDPDEPLGLLRLPLELTIHPVFRLRAARLPAPLHLFSALLCARGLDFGDRVAAARFMAWAQRNAFRLAADTTVSGLLTSKRQPDAVSRFLWNPLCVSALNTPPSQASAQVFLNVLRDSLNGSRADSDLLLPTLDFSAIFPERAARYVEARGGSVRLGFAVDAVRQKDNGFELTDGGERFSHAILAVSPHRAGALLALYAELAPIVRMIDRLVYQPIYSVYLQYAPGSRLPFRMGGLETRYSQWLFDRGQLCGQDGLIGVVISASGAHQELGHDDLARAVHAELAENFPGLGEPRWHRVIAEKRATFSCTPGLLRPDNITPVAGLYLAGDYTASEYPATIESAVRSGVRAANLVLQNA; encoded by the coding sequence ATGGTGACCCGATCGGGCTCGTCACCCGTCACCCGTCACCCGTCACTTGGCAACGCGCGCCCTCGCGTTGCCATCGTCGGTGGCGGTTATGCCGGCATGGCGGCGGCGGTGGAACTTGCACGCAGCAGAATACCGGTCACGGTATTCGAAGCAGCCCGAGTGCTGGGCGGCCGCGCACGCTGCGTCGAAACCAACGGCACGCGAGTCGACAACGGCCTGCATATCCTGCTCGGCGCCTATCGGGAAACACTGCGGCTCATAGAGCTTGTCAAAGATCCCGACGAACCTCTGGGACTTCTGAGATTGCCGCTGGAACTCACCATCCATCCGGTCTTCCGTCTGCGGGCCGCACGGCTCCCGGCGCCGCTGCATCTGTTTTCTGCGCTGTTGTGTGCGCGAGGTCTCGACTTCGGCGATCGCGTTGCTGCAGCGCGCTTCATGGCTTGGGCACAACGCAACGCATTCCGGCTTGCCGCAGATACGACGGTTTCAGGCCTGCTGACTTCGAAACGACAACCGGATGCGGTCTCGCGTTTCCTCTGGAATCCGCTTTGCGTATCGGCGTTGAACACCCCGCCTTCGCAGGCTTCGGCGCAAGTTTTTCTGAATGTCTTGCGGGACAGTCTGAACGGCAGCCGTGCAGACAGCGATTTGCTGTTGCCGACGCTCGATTTCTCCGCGATTTTTCCCGAGCGGGCGGCGCGCTATGTGGAAGCACGTGGCGGCAGCGTGCGCCTGGGCTTCGCGGTGGATGCCGTGCGGCAGAAAGACAACGGCTTCGAACTCACTGACGGTGGCGAGCGCTTCAGCCATGCGATCCTGGCCGTCTCCCCGCATCGCGCCGGGGCGTTGCTTGCTCTCTACGCGGAACTCGCGCCGATCGTTCGGATGATCGACCGGCTCGTCTATCAACCGATCTACTCGGTCTATCTGCAATACGCTCCGGGATCGCGCCTGCCGTTCCGGATGGGCGGTCTCGAAACCCGTTACTCCCAATGGCTGTTCGACCGCGGCCAGCTTTGCGGCCAGGACGGATTGATCGGCGTGGTGATTTCCGCGAGCGGTGCGCACCAGGAACTCGGCCACGACGATCTCGCCCGGGCAGTCCATGCCGAACTGGCGGAGAATTTTCCCGGACTCGGCGAGCCGCGATGGCATCGGGTGATCGCGGAAAAACGAGCGACCTTCTCGTGCACGCCGGGGCTGCTGCGCCCCGACAATATCACCCCGGTCGCCGGGTTGTATCTTGCCGGCGACTACACGGCTTCGGAGTATCCGGCCACGATCGAATCCGCGGTCCGCAGCGGCGTGCGCGCGGCCAACCTGGTACTGCAGAATGCCTGA
- a CDS encoding acetyl-CoA C-acyltransferase, translating to MAKQVQDAYIVAATRTPVGKAPRGVLKHARPDDMLAHVLKSALAQVPGLDPSVIDDVVVGCAMPEAEQGMNVARIGLLLAGFPNNVSGVTLNRFCSSGLQAVATAADRIRLGEADVMIGAGTESMSMIPMGGNKIVANEQFFAKDENIGIAYGMGITAEKVAEQWKVNRDAQDEFATESHRRALAAIEKGEFKQEITPYTLNEHVPDFEHHQVVTRSKVIDVDEGPRAGTTREVLAKLRPAFAANGSVTAGNSSQTSDGAGAVILAGEAALKRFNLQPLGRFLGFAVAGVPPEIMGIGPKFAIPKVLRQTGLKLDDLDWIELNEAFAAQSLAVIGDLGLDRNKVNPLGGAIALGHPLGATGAIRTATLLHGLRRRGQKYGMVTMCIGTGMGAAGVFESLR from the coding sequence ATGGCCAAACAAGTACAGGATGCATACATCGTAGCGGCCACGCGAACGCCGGTGGGCAAGGCACCGCGCGGCGTATTGAAGCATGCTCGTCCCGACGACATGCTCGCGCATGTTCTGAAGAGCGCGCTTGCGCAAGTGCCCGGTCTCGATCCGTCAGTCATAGACGACGTCGTCGTCGGTTGCGCGATGCCGGAAGCCGAGCAGGGCATGAACGTGGCGCGCATCGGCTTGCTGCTCGCCGGATTTCCGAACAATGTTTCGGGCGTGACCCTCAACCGCTTCTGCTCGTCCGGCCTGCAGGCGGTCGCGACCGCGGCGGACCGGATCCGCCTGGGTGAAGCCGACGTGATGATCGGTGCCGGCACCGAAAGCATGAGCATGATCCCGATGGGCGGCAACAAGATCGTCGCCAACGAACAGTTCTTCGCCAAAGACGAAAACATCGGCATCGCCTACGGTATGGGCATCACCGCAGAGAAAGTGGCCGAGCAATGGAAGGTAAACCGGGACGCGCAGGATGAATTCGCGACCGAATCGCACCGTCGCGCACTGGCTGCGATCGAGAAGGGTGAATTCAAGCAGGAGATCACACCTTACACCCTCAACGAGCACGTTCCGGATTTCGAGCACCATCAGGTCGTCACGCGCAGCAAGGTCATCGACGTCGACGAAGGCCCACGAGCGGGCACGACACGGGAGGTGCTCGCCAAGCTGCGTCCGGCCTTTGCAGCAAACGGCTCGGTCACGGCCGGCAACAGTTCGCAGACTTCGGACGGCGCGGGAGCGGTCATCCTGGCGGGCGAAGCGGCGCTGAAGCGCTTCAACCTGCAGCCGCTTGGACGTTTTCTCGGTTTCGCGGTGGCCGGCGTGCCGCCGGAGATCATGGGCATCGGTCCCAAGTTCGCGATACCCAAGGTGCTCAGGCAGACCGGCCTGAAACTCGACGACCTCGACTGGATCGAGCTGAACGAGGCCTTCGCCGCCCAGAGCCTCGCGGTGATCGGCGATCTCGGCCTGGACCGCAATAAGGTGAATCCGCTCGGCGGCGCGATCGCACTCGGCCATCCGCTGGGCGCAACCGGAGCGATCCGCACGGCAACCCTCCTGCACGGCTTGCGTCGGCGGGGGCAGAAGTACGGCATGGTCACGATGTGCATCGGCACCGGGATGGGCGCCGCCGGCGTATTCGAGTCGCTGAGATGA
- a CDS encoding 3-hydroxyacyl-CoA dehydrogenase/enoyl-CoA hydratase family protein: MAVPSRFIVRKVAVLGAGVMGAQIAAHLVNAGVEAILFELPAKEGNPNDNVRKAIDGLKKLEPSPLSVASGADSIQAANYDQDLELLKECDVVIEAISERMDWKKSLYEKVAPHLGENTIFASNTSGLSINSLSEAMPAHARTRFCGVHFFNPPRYMHLVELIPGRSTDPAILDQLEEFLVTILGKGVIRAKDTPNFIANRVGVFSILAAFHHTQKFGLGFDEVDALTGALIGRPKSATYRTADVVGLDTLAHVVNTMKETLPNDPWHKYYDAPDWFKQLLDQKALGQKSGRGVYHKQGKEIQVLDLGKKDYRPSAGEADESVVAILKNKNVAERFAQLRASQHPQAQFMWAALRDMLHYCAVHLEAIADNARDLDFAIRWGFGWNQGPFEIWQAAGWQQMVKWIADDIAAGKTMAAVPLPAWVTEPARDGVHRAQGSWSVTERTYKPRSTLPIYRRQPFPDRLISENAVYGHTVFETDAVRMWTTGDDIGIVSFKSKMHAIGEDVLDGVMQAIDESERHFKGLIIWQTEPPFSVGANLSGGAARKSEQKPTAFASMMKKFKREAESAILKAAFKLNVADSLMAGRLEKVEQVVEQFQATSQALRYSMIPTVAAVDGLALGGGCEFTMHCDRAVASLESYIGLVEAGVGLLPAGGGCKEFAMRAAAEAKGGDAFTFLKNYFQNVATAQVGKSAEHSRELGFLRPRDRIVMNRFELLHAAKAELDAMAEAGYRPPPRARNIPAAGRSAIATFKMAMANMLAGRTISEHDFLIGSKVAYVMCGGDVEPGTLLTEDWYLDLERQAFMELIATEKTQARIEQMLKTGKPLRN; the protein is encoded by the coding sequence ATGGCCGTTCCATCCCGATTCATCGTTCGCAAGGTCGCCGTCCTCGGCGCCGGCGTCATGGGCGCGCAGATCGCAGCTCATCTGGTCAACGCCGGGGTCGAGGCGATCCTCTTTGAGTTGCCGGCGAAAGAGGGCAATCCGAACGACAACGTGCGCAAGGCCATCGACGGGCTGAAGAAGCTCGAACCCAGTCCGCTGTCCGTGGCTTCCGGCGCGGACTCTATCCAGGCAGCGAATTACGATCAGGACCTGGAGCTGCTGAAGGAGTGCGACGTCGTCATCGAGGCGATTTCCGAGCGCATGGACTGGAAGAAGTCGCTGTACGAGAAAGTCGCGCCCCATCTCGGCGAGAACACCATCTTCGCCAGCAATACCTCGGGACTGTCGATCAACTCGTTGTCCGAAGCGATGCCGGCGCATGCGCGCACCCGATTTTGCGGCGTGCATTTTTTCAACCCGCCGCGCTACATGCACCTGGTGGAGTTGATACCTGGCCGCAGCACCGATCCGGCGATCCTCGACCAACTCGAGGAATTCCTGGTCACCATACTTGGCAAGGGCGTCATCCGTGCCAAAGACACACCCAACTTCATCGCCAACCGGGTTGGCGTATTTTCGATCCTGGCGGCTTTTCACCACACGCAGAAGTTCGGCCTCGGGTTCGACGAAGTCGACGCGCTGACCGGTGCGCTGATCGGACGGCCGAAGAGCGCCACGTATCGTACTGCCGACGTGGTCGGGCTGGATACGCTCGCGCACGTCGTCAATACCATGAAGGAGACGTTGCCGAACGATCCGTGGCACAAGTACTACGACGCGCCGGACTGGTTCAAACAACTCCTCGATCAGAAGGCGCTCGGCCAGAAATCGGGGCGCGGCGTCTACCACAAACAGGGCAAGGAAATCCAAGTCCTCGACCTGGGGAAGAAAGACTACCGGCCTTCCGCGGGCGAGGCCGACGAATCGGTCGTTGCCATCCTGAAGAACAAGAACGTCGCAGAACGCTTTGCGCAATTGCGCGCGAGCCAGCATCCGCAGGCGCAATTCATGTGGGCGGCATTGCGCGACATGCTGCATTACTGCGCAGTGCACCTGGAGGCCATCGCCGACAATGCGCGCGACCTGGACTTCGCCATTCGCTGGGGCTTCGGCTGGAATCAGGGACCGTTCGAAATCTGGCAGGCAGCCGGCTGGCAGCAGATGGTGAAATGGATCGCGGACGACATCGCCGCCGGCAAGACCATGGCCGCCGTCCCCTTGCCAGCCTGGGTGACTGAACCGGCGCGCGATGGCGTGCACAGGGCGCAGGGCTCGTGGAGCGTGACGGAACGCACTTACAAGCCACGATCGACGTTGCCAATCTATCGCCGCCAGCCGTTCCCGGACCGGCTGATCAGCGAAAACGCCGTCTATGGCCACACGGTATTCGAGACCGATGCGGTGAGGATGTGGACGACTGGGGACGACATCGGCATCGTCAGCTTCAAATCGAAGATGCATGCTATCGGCGAGGACGTGCTCGACGGGGTCATGCAAGCCATCGACGAGTCCGAACGCCACTTCAAGGGACTGATCATCTGGCAGACCGAACCGCCGTTTTCGGTCGGCGCCAATCTATCCGGCGGGGCGGCGCGCAAGAGCGAACAGAAGCCGACCGCATTCGCGTCGATGATGAAGAAGTTCAAGCGCGAAGCGGAGTCGGCCATTCTCAAGGCGGCTTTCAAACTCAACGTGGCCGATTCGCTGATGGCCGGGCGCCTGGAGAAAGTGGAGCAGGTGGTGGAACAGTTCCAGGCGACCTCGCAGGCGCTGCGCTACTCGATGATTCCAACGGTGGCGGCGGTCGACGGCTTGGCGCTGGGCGGTGGTTGCGAGTTCACCATGCATTGCGATCGCGCGGTTGCCTCGCTGGAAAGCTACATCGGTCTGGTCGAAGCCGGAGTCGGTCTACTGCCTGCCGGCGGGGGCTGCAAGGAGTTCGCGATGCGGGCGGCGGCTGAGGCAAAGGGCGGCGATGCGTTCACCTTTCTTAAAAACTACTTCCAGAACGTGGCAACTGCGCAAGTGGGAAAAAGCGCGGAGCATTCGCGCGAGCTGGGTTTTCTGCGACCCCGCGACCGCATTGTGATGAACCGGTTCGAACTGTTGCATGCGGCCAAGGCGGAACTGGATGCAATGGCCGAGGCCGGCTACCGTCCGCCGCCAAGAGCGCGCAACATTCCTGCAGCCGGTCGCAGCGCAATCGCGACGTTCAAGATGGCGATGGCCAACATGCTCGCCGGCCGCACCATCTCGGAGCACGATTTCCTGATCGGCAGCAAAGTCGCCTACGTCATGTGCGGCGGCGACGTCGAGCCCGGCACGCTGCTGACCGAGGATTGGTATCTCGACCTGGAACGCCAGGCGTTCATGGAACTCATCGCCACCGAAAAGACCCAAGCCCGCATCGAGCAGATGCTCAAAACCGGCAAACCCCTAAGAAATTAA